The Sphingopyxis fribergensis DNA segment CCTGGTGGTGAGTGGGTCCGCATCCTTTATCGCCGTCGACTGGGGCACGACCAACCGGCGCATCTTCCGGTTCGACGGCGGCGCGGTCGCGCATACCGAACACGACGACCGCGGCGCCGCGTCGGTCACCGACTTCGCGGGCGAGGTCGCGGCGATCCGCGAACGGTTCGGCGATCTGCCGATGCTGCTCGCCGGCATGGTCGGTTCGACCGTCGGCTGGCGCGTCGTACCCTATGTCGCGGCGCTGGCGGGGGTCGACGATCTGGTAGCGGGACTCGGCTGGATCGATGATCGTACCGCGATCGTGCCGGGCGTTTCCTGTTCGAAGAATGGCCGCGGCGATGTGATGCGCGGCGAGGAAGTGCAGTTGCTCGGCGCGGTGGCGGGCTGGATGGTGCCCCCCGACGCGCTGCTCGCGCAGCCCGGAACGCATTGTAAATGGGCGACGATGACCGGCGGGCGAATCGCCGGCTTCACCACGGCGATGACGGGCGAGTTGTTCGCGCTGCTGCGCGGGCATAGCCTGCTCGCCGGATCGCTGACCGCCGACGTGACCGACAGCGAGGCGTTTCGCGAAGGGCTCGCCGAGGGGGCACGGCGCGATCTCGCCGCGTCGCTGTTCGGTATCCGTGCGGCGTCGGTGCTCGGCCTGCGCGACGATGCCGATGCGGCCTCCTTTGCAAGCGGCGTGCTGATCGGGGCCGACGTTGCCGCGCGGATGGACGATTGCGCGTTCGAGCAGGTCCATATTCTCGCCGACGCTGCGCTCGGCGATCTTTATGCCGCGGCGGTCGCGGCGACCGGCCGCGAGCCGGTCATCGTCGACAGCCACAGTGCTTTCGCACGCGGCATCCTCGCCATCGGAGACAAAGCTCTATGACCCACCTTGCCGCCTTCGACGCCGCCTTCGCGCGTTGCCCGCTGATCGCGATCCTGCGCGGGGTGAAGCCCGACGAGGTCGAGGCGATCGGCGAGGCGCTGGTCGAATCTGGTTTCACGCTGGTCGAGGTCCCGCTGAACTCGCCCGATCCGTTGGTTAGTATCGGGCGTCTTGCCGAGCGACTGAAAGGGCGCGCGGTGATCGGCGCCGGTACCGTTTTGACGGTCGCGAATGTCGCCGCGGTGCAAGCCGCTGGTGGCACCATGATCATTTCCCCCAACACCAATGTCGATGTAATCGCGGCGACCGCCAAGACGGGCCTTGTGTCGCTGCCCGGCTTTGCGACGCCCAGCGATGCCTTTGCGGCGCTCGGTGCGGGCGCTACCGCGCTGAAGCTCTTTCCCGCCGAGGCGGCGAGCCCGGCAGTGCTCAAGGCGATGGGCGCGGTCGTTCCGGCCGGGACACGGCTGCTGCCCGTCGGCGGCATTGCGCCGGATAATATGGACCCATGGCTCGCGGCGGGCGCTGCGGGCTTTGGATTGGGCTCGGCGCTTTACCGGCCGGGCCTGGATGCGGCCGAGGTCGCCGCGCGCGCAAGCGCATTCATTTCGGCGCTTGGGCGCTGACAGTTTTCGATCGAGGAGTTTTTCGATGTCGCAATCCATTCGCCGCGGCCTGACGCTCGCATCCGCCGTCCTTGCCATGGCGGTCGCTTCCGCTACCCCCGGCCACGCCCGCGATGCCGAAACCGCGCCGCGCAAGCCCAATATCGTAATATTCCTCGCCGATGACCTGAGCTATGCCGACGTTCCGAACGGCGGCGATGCGAATGTCCGCACCCCCGCGTTGCAGCGGCTGACGTCGGAAGGCATGACGTTCGACCGTGCCTTTGTTGCATCGCCCGCCTGCGCGCCCAGCCGTGCCGCCTTGCTGACCGGCATGATGCCGGCACGCAACGGGGCAGAGGCCAACCACGACCGCGCGAATGCGGCGATCCGCAAGCTTCCCTCCTATCTGCAGGAACAGGGGTATCAGGTCGTCGCCTTCGGCAAGGTCGCGCACTATCAGCACACCGGAACCTATGGTTTCGATTATTATGCGAACGACACCTTCCACGATCACAAGGGCATTCCCGCCGCCGCCGAATGGCTGAAGGAGCGCAAGGACAAGCGCCCGCTGGCGCTGTTCGTGGGCAGCAACTGGCCGCATGTGCCGTGGCCGCGGACGACCGAAGGCTATGATCCCGCGGCGATGAAGCTGCCGCCGAAGACGGTCGACACGCCGATCACCCGCGACGCCCGCGCGCGTTTTTATGCCGCGGTCACGCGGATGGATCAGGATCTCGCATCGACGATGGACGCGGTCGATGCGGTGCTTGGGAAGGACACGTTCGTCCTTTATTCGACCGACCATGGAACACAGTGGCCGTTCGGCAAGTGGAACCTCTATGACACCGGAACGCGCGTGCCGATGGTCGTGCGCTGGAACGGTCATGTGAAGGCGGGAACGCGGACCGACGCGATGGTCAGCTGGGTCGATGTCCTGCCAACGCTCGTGCAACTCGCAGGTGGCAAAGCGCCCGAAGGCATCGACGGCATTTCCTTTTCCAGCCTCTTTGGCGTGGGGACGGGGGCCGCGGGCCGGAAGGAAATTTTCACGACGCACAACAACGACGGCCGGGTGAATGTCTATCCGATGCGCAGCATCCGCACCGACCGCTGGAAATATATCGAGAACCTGCATCCCGACTGGACCTATACGACGCACATCGACTTGAAGGTGATGCGCACGGACTCGGGCGCCTATTTCCCGTCGTGGCGCGACGCGGCCGAAAAAGATCCAGCTGCGAAGGCGATCGTCGACAGCTATTACACTCGTCCTGCCGAAGAACTTTACGACCTTCAGGCCGATCCGGACGAACAGGTCAATCTCGCGGGCGACCGCCGCTATGCCAAGGAACTCGCCGGG contains these protein-coding regions:
- a CDS encoding 2-dehydro-3-deoxygalactonokinase; the encoded protein is MVSGSASFIAVDWGTTNRRIFRFDGGAVAHTEHDDRGAASVTDFAGEVAAIRERFGDLPMLLAGMVGSTVGWRVVPYVAALAGVDDLVAGLGWIDDRTAIVPGVSCSKNGRGDVMRGEEVQLLGAVAGWMVPPDALLAQPGTHCKWATMTGGRIAGFTTAMTGELFALLRGHSLLAGSLTADVTDSEAFREGLAEGARRDLAASLFGIRAASVLGLRDDADAASFASGVLIGADVAARMDDCAFEQVHILADAALGDLYAAAVAATGREPVIVDSHSAFARGILAIGDKAL
- a CDS encoding 2-dehydro-3-deoxy-6-phosphogalactonate aldolase; its protein translation is MTHLAAFDAAFARCPLIAILRGVKPDEVEAIGEALVESGFTLVEVPLNSPDPLVSIGRLAERLKGRAVIGAGTVLTVANVAAVQAAGGTMIISPNTNVDVIAATAKTGLVSLPGFATPSDAFAALGAGATALKLFPAEAASPAVLKAMGAVVPAGTRLLPVGGIAPDNMDPWLAAGAAGFGLGSALYRPGLDAAEVAARASAFISALGR
- a CDS encoding sulfatase family protein, with amino-acid sequence MSQSIRRGLTLASAVLAMAVASATPGHARDAETAPRKPNIVIFLADDLSYADVPNGGDANVRTPALQRLTSEGMTFDRAFVASPACAPSRAALLTGMMPARNGAEANHDRANAAIRKLPSYLQEQGYQVVAFGKVAHYQHTGTYGFDYYANDTFHDHKGIPAAAEWLKERKDKRPLALFVGSNWPHVPWPRTTEGYDPAAMKLPPKTVDTPITRDARARFYAAVTRMDQDLASTMDAVDAVLGKDTFVLYSTDHGTQWPFGKWNLYDTGTRVPMVVRWNGHVKAGTRTDAMVSWVDVLPTLVQLAGGKAPEGIDGISFSSLFGVGTGAAGRKEIFTTHNNDGRVNVYPMRSIRTDRWKYIENLHPDWTYTTHIDLKVMRTDSGAYFPSWRDAAEKDPAAKAIVDSYYTRPAEELYDLQADPDEQVNLAGDRRYAKELAGLRTRLAAWRKAQGDTGKVPVQPRFERGPMEGEGD